The Williamsoniiplasma somnilux genome includes a window with the following:
- a CDS encoding FMN-dependent NADH-azoreductase, translated as MSKKVLVISGTISPKDKSYSWELSKKFIEEYTKNNPKDELIYLDLNHVPMAQKSLTEQNFATYFNEEDAMKYIQQLREVDKIVISSPMHNFNVPGIVKNYLDHILLANETFSYKYSKKGDAIGLLTNLTVQILTTQGAPFGWYMWGNHTDYLRGTWEFVGAKVVEPILLAGTKVSGLTPTQAVDNIVEDITEAAKKF; from the coding sequence ATGAGTAAAAAAGTATTAGTTATTTCAGGAACAATAAGTCCAAAAGACAAATCTTATTCATGAGAACTAAGTAAAAAGTTTATTGAAGAATACACTAAAAACAATCCAAAAGATGAATTAATTTATTTAGATTTAAATCATGTACCAATGGCACAAAAATCGCTAACAGAACAAAATTTCGCCACTTACTTCAATGAAGAAGATGCAATGAAATATATTCAACAATTACGTGAAGTTGACAAGATTGTAATTTCTAGTCCTATGCATAACTTCAATGTTCCAGGAATTGTTAAAAATTATTTAGATCACATCTTATTGGCTAACGAAACATTTTCATATAAATATTCAAAAAAAGGTGATGCAATTGGATTATTAACTAATTTAACCGTACAAATTTTAACTACCCAAGGCGCACCATTTGGATGATATATGTGAGGAAATCACACAGATTATCTAAGAGGAACTTGAGAATTTGTAGGTGCTAAAGTTGTTGAACCAATTTTATTAGCTGGAACTAAAGTTAGTGGTTTAACACCAACTCAAGCAGTTGATAATATTGTAGAAGATATAACGGAAGCGGCAAAGAAATTTTAA
- a CDS encoding HIT family protein: MECLFCKIINNEIPCYKIYENETTLAFLDIFPNANGHCLVIPKKHVESFSKADSQIVCDVAKAKLAVIGKLTKLNPKGFNFVSNDGNEAFQEVLHYHEHIIPKYKKEEGFTFKINKVNLDDVNNIYNKLK; this comes from the coding sequence ATGGAATGTTTATTTTGCAAAATCATTAATAATGAGATTCCGTGTTATAAAATTTATGAAAATGAAACAACTTTAGCATTTTTAGATATTTTCCCAAATGCTAATGGGCACTGCTTGGTAATTCCAAAAAAACATGTGGAATCTTTTAGCAAAGCTGATTCACAAATTGTTTGTGATGTAGCAAAAGCTAAGTTAGCTGTGATTGGTAAATTAACAAAATTAAATCCTAAAGGTTTCAATTTTGTAAGCAACGATGGAAACGAAGCTTTTCAAGAAGTATTACATTATCATGAACACATCATTCCTAAATACAAAAAAGAGGAAGGCTTTACTTTCAAAATTAATAAAGTTAATTTAGATGATGTTAACAATATTTACAATAAGTTAAAATAA
- a CDS encoding BspA family leucine-rich repeat surface protein produces the protein MKEFKEIKKIESEWTEYIDSNNDSQKTKEFNFKKIKAKEILKLGYDKNGCTIHHFKGKKVPNKLPIEIRSLKSFFSNNPNKIIEGIETWDTKLILDMSYVFENCKKFNGNISRWRAFNATTMEGMFKGAKKFNNDISDLYTFRVHNMKYMFKDSIEFNQDISNWNIVNLKFFRSMFENAHSFNKDLSKWTFCQEIVFSTDYDKNAISWADFNKPKFNKKNT, from the coding sequence ATGAAAGAATTCAAAGAGATAAAAAAAATAGAATCGGAATGAACTGAATATATTGATTCTAATAATGACTCACAAAAAACTAAGGAATTTAATTTTAAAAAAATTAAAGCAAAAGAAATCCTTAAACTTGGTTATGACAAAAATGGATGTACTATTCATCATTTTAAAGGCAAAAAAGTTCCCAATAAATTGCCCATTGAAATTAGAAGTCTTAAAAGTTTTTTTAGTAATAATCCCAACAAAATTATTGAAGGTATTGAAACTTGAGATACAAAATTAATCTTAGATATGTCATATGTTTTTGAAAATTGTAAAAAATTTAACGGAAACATTTCTCGTTGAAGAGCTTTTAATGCAACAACCATGGAAGGAATGTTTAAAGGTGCTAAGAAATTTAACAATGACATTTCTGATTTATATACATTTCGAGTTCATAATATGAAATATATGTTTAAGGATTCAATAGAATTTAATCAAGATATTTCCAATTGAAATATCGTAAATCTTAAATTTTTTCGATCAATGTTTGAAAACGCTCATTCTTTTAACAAGGATTTATCAAAATGAACTTTTTGTCAAGAAATTGTTTTTTCAACAGATTACGATAAAAATGCAATCTCTTGAGCGGATTTTAATAAACCAAAATTTAATAAAAAAAATACTTAA